The Oryza glaberrima chromosome 9, OglaRS2, whole genome shotgun sequence genome includes a window with the following:
- the LOC127785358 gene encoding uncharacterized protein At3g52155, chloroplastic isoform X2, protein MRPPPAPLSGRASPPPHLLLLSNSSLAPSLPTVAAACRMPPAAAAAARSVSVSTAVDAPTAAAAEPARGDAAPAPAAPPRRRLILLRHGESAAGERLTRDHDRPLSKAGRAAAISVSNKLQQMGWIPELVLCSDATRTKETLKILQDHVKGLSEAIVHFIPSFYSIAAMDGQTAEHLQKAICQYSSDEILTVMCMGHNKGWEEAASMFSGDSVVLKTCNAALLEAEGKSWVEAFSLAGLGGWKLHGIVKP, encoded by the exons atgagACCTCCACCCGCGCCGCTCTCCGGCCGCGCCTCCCCGCCTCCCCACCTGCTCCtcctctccaactcctccctcgcgccgtcgctgcccacggtcgctgccgcctgccgcatgcctcccgccgcggcggcggcggctcgctccgtctccgtctccaccgccgtcgacgcgcccacggcggccgccgcggagcCCGCGCGAGGGGACGCGGcccccgcgccggcggcgccgccgcggcgacggctcATCCTCCTCCGGCACGGGGAGAGCGCCGCCGGGGAGCGCCTCACCAGAG ATCATGACAGACCTCTAAGCAAAGCAGGGAGAGCTGCTGCAATCAGTGTTTCTAACAAGCTACAACAGATGGGATGGATACCTGAGCTCGTCCTATGCAG TGATGCAACTCGTACAAAGGAAACTCTTAAGATCTTGCAAGACCATGTTAAGGGATTGTCTGAAGCAATCGTTCACTTTATCCCAAGTTTCTATTCAATTGCAGCAATGGATGGTCAAACTGCTGAACATTTGCAAAAGGCAATTTGTCAATATTCAAGTGATGAAATCCTAACTGTAAT GTGTATGGGACATAATAAAGGATGGGAAGAAGCAGCCTCTATGTTCTCTGGTGATTCAGTAGTGCTTAAGACATGTAATGCTGCATTGCTTGAGGCTGAAGGAAAATCATGGGTTGAG GCCTTTTCGCTGGCTGGGCTTGGGGGATGGAAGCTTCATGGCATTGTAAAGCCATAA
- the LOC127785358 gene encoding uncharacterized protein At3g52155, chloroplastic isoform X1, translating into MRPPPAPLSGRASPPPHLLLLSNSSLAPSLPTVAAACRMPPAAAAAARSVSVSTAVDAPTAAAAEPARGDAAPAPAAPPRRRLILLRHGESAAGERLTRDHDRPLSKAGRAAAISVSNKLQQMGWIPELVLCSDATRTKETLKILQDHVKGLSEAIVHFIPSFYSIAAMDGQTAEHLQKAICQYSSDEILTVMCMGHNKGWEEAASMFSGDSVVLKTCNAALLEAEGKSWVENLCRNTHKNTCHRVHAVHTYKYRHERP; encoded by the exons atgagACCTCCACCCGCGCCGCTCTCCGGCCGCGCCTCCCCGCCTCCCCACCTGCTCCtcctctccaactcctccctcgcgccgtcgctgcccacggtcgctgccgcctgccgcatgcctcccgccgcggcggcggcggctcgctccgtctccgtctccaccgccgtcgacgcgcccacggcggccgccgcggagcCCGCGCGAGGGGACGCGGcccccgcgccggcggcgccgccgcggcgacggctcATCCTCCTCCGGCACGGGGAGAGCGCCGCCGGGGAGCGCCTCACCAGAG ATCATGACAGACCTCTAAGCAAAGCAGGGAGAGCTGCTGCAATCAGTGTTTCTAACAAGCTACAACAGATGGGATGGATACCTGAGCTCGTCCTATGCAG TGATGCAACTCGTACAAAGGAAACTCTTAAGATCTTGCAAGACCATGTTAAGGGATTGTCTGAAGCAATCGTTCACTTTATCCCAAGTTTCTATTCAATTGCAGCAATGGATGGTCAAACTGCTGAACATTTGCAAAAGGCAATTTGTCAATATTCAAGTGATGAAATCCTAACTGTAAT GTGTATGGGACATAATAAAGGATGGGAAGAAGCAGCCTCTATGTTCTCTGGTGATTCAGTAGTGCTTAAGACATGTAATGCTGCATTGCTTGAGGCTGAAGGAAAATCATGGGTTGAG AACCTTTGcagaaacacacacaaaaacacgTGCCACCGCGTGCATGCTGTGCACACATATAAGTATAGGCATGAAAGGCCATAG
- the LOC127785359 gene encoding ycf20-like protein, whose product MPLRRGGALPLSAPRAAAGSLRGGGGRGAALLHPTCLSPPGTTGRALGLSCQMKRTRWKPVFALETGGPSNADNQDFEDDGGFLGRTRLGRLIQAAARELLEKLNSARNKSPTKIFLVLLGFYTANALATVLGQTGDWDVFVAAIVVATIEGIGMLMYRKPASRPPGRFWSMITMVNYWKAGVCLGFFVDAFKVGS is encoded by the exons ATGCCgctgcggcgcggcggagccCTCCCTCTCAGCGCCCCGCGGGCGGCAGCCGGTAGCctccgcggaggcggcggccgtggtgcCGCGCTTCTCCACCCGACCTGCTTGTCGCCGCCGGGAACAACTGGCCGAGCCTTGGGCCTCAG TTGCCAGATGAAAAGAACCAGATGGAAGCCAGTCTTTGCCTTGGAAACAGGTGGACCATCTAACGCTGACAACCAAGATTTCGAAGATGATGGTGGCTTTCTTGGCAGAACAAGGCTGGGAAGACTCATCCAGGCTGCTGCGAGGGAACTACTTGAAAAACTGAATTCTGCCAGGAACAAATCCCCCACAAAGATTTTCCTTGTGCTCCTTGGCTTCTATACCGCCAATGCATTGGCAACAGTCCTGGGACAGACTGGTGACTGGGATGTTTTTGTTGCTGCTATTGTAGTGGCTACCATTGAGGGAATTGGCATGCTCATGTACAGAAAACCGGCCAGTAGGCCTCCTGGACGATTTTGGTCAATGATCACAATGGTGAACTACTGGAAAGCCGGCGTATGTCTGGGCTTTTTTGTGGACGCGTTCAAAGTGGGAAGCTGA